The following are encoded in a window of Bacillus xiapuensis genomic DNA:
- a CDS encoding ATP-binding protein, with protein sequence MTAALLDRITHKAHLFPMNGDSYRFKETYSS encoded by the coding sequence ATGACCGCCGCCTTGTTAGATCGAATCACACACAAGGCACATTTATTCCCAATGAATGGGGACAGTTATCGTTTCAAAGAAACGTATTCGTCCTAA